ACGAGGGGTTGTAAATGATCTCAGCAGGCTCTTTGATGCCATACTGGGAGAGATCAATGTTGTGCTGTGTCATAGCTATAGAGTGTTTGTTTGTAGATGCTTTATCTATTAGATATCGTCCCCTGCCCTCTTAGGAGAGGACTTAGCAAAAGTAGTAAAAAATCAGAGATGTCGCAACTTAGTTGCAGAGGAGATCTCATAAGTCTTGAGATATTTGCGCAAAGAGTGCCCAGCAGAGTGCGATGCAGACCCCTATGCAGACTAAGATCAGGAGCGCGTTGATATACTTCGCCTGAGGCTTCGAGTCTTGATGCAGGTCTAGAGCGAAGTACTCTCGGAAGAAAATGTAGAGAGCCGGTATCGCCGTGAGTACTAGGATGAAGTCCTCGGGTATCCCGAAGAACCAAGTCTTTGTCACGCCCACCATAGCCCAGTTGAGGAGGAGTAGGACGATAAAGATATTGATCCGACTTGTGAAGAGTAGCAACAACCCGATCGTATAGATAGCCACCGTACAGGGCATCACAGGCGTTGTGATATAGGGGAAGGATAGTCCCCGCATAATCGAAGCAAGGGGGTACATCAGTGGCAGTATGAGGACGAAGACCCCAAAGGGCTTGAACTTATCTCGTAGGGCAAACTGTGTATCATCCTCCACGAGATCCTTAACCCATGCCAGAGCCAGTATGCCCCAGTATATACTGAGTAGGATAGAGTAGCTACGCTCAGCACAGTAGATAGCGTAGTATGCCACAGCGATCCATACATATAGGAGTATCAGATAGGACTTAGCAATGATCGTACTGCTACGTGATGGATGCTTTACTAAGAGGTACAGGACCACAACGGCAGAGACGACTAGGAGTATCTGTATCGGCCAGGTCGCCACATTGTACTGGGCGATTGTATTCCAAAAGGTATTCATAGAGCTTAGCGCCTATTATTTCTTACGTGTTAGAGAGAAGGTCCGCTTAGGGAAGAGTAGGATAGGCAGTGTAGCCCCTGCCGCTAGGACGAAGATGACCGTGATGGCTACGATGCTATTGAAGAAAAACATCTCCATATACTTCTGCTGTCCCGCTACATTATCTAGATTTTGGAGGAACATGATCTGCGCAAAAAACATATTGTACGCATACTTCCCTGGGATCATCGGTAGGAGTGCTGGGATCGAGAGGACGGTGATCGGCGTCTGTATCCGCTTCCCCAGCCAGAGTGCTCCAAAGCCTATCGTCAGCGAGGCACAGAGAGAGCCGATAGCGATATTGATCCCACACATCGTCATCAAGACGAAGCGTAGCGCATGCCCCACGGCAGCCAGGATAGCTATACTGCGGTAAGCCTTCAGCGGAGGGTCAGAGATCGCACCAAAGCCCATCGCTGCCATCGCTGCAAAGAGCCCATCTAAGAGTATGTCGACCAGTAGCATCATAGCAAGCTACTCCTAAAGATAAAGAGCGTGATCGAAAAGCCCCACCCGATACAACCTATCAGCAAGAAAGCCTCCACAAGCCTGGAGAAGCCCGTCTGTATGTACCCCTCCACGATGTCTATCACACCATTGATGAGTGGCACTCCAGGCACTAGATAGAGTACACTCGTCGTCAGAGCGATCTCACTGTCTGTATTGAAGATCAGAGAGATACTCGTGCAGAGCGACGCCACAAAGGCTGACACCATAAAGGCTATATAGTGGTTTACATGCTCCTGGATCAACTTCTGCTTGCAGATGAACCCCACGACCGTGGCCCAAAAGACGATCCCCATAGCTGGCAGATCGCCTCCGAAGAGCCGACAAAATGAAGCGTTCGCCAGCCCTACCAAGATCAATACAAACAGCGGATGGGTACGTGGCGCAGCCAGTATCTGCTCATACCGCTCACGTAGCTCGTCTAGCGTCAGATGCTCATCGACTACCTCCCAGCTCAAGGCACTCAAGCGTGCGTTGTGCTCGAAGCTGATCGGTAGCGGAGGTATCGCCTCCTCGATAGCAAAGTGCGTATTGCTCTTAGGGTCATACAGCTTGATCAGGACCCCTTTCTGTACCATCATCGTCACAACGGTATAGCCGTAGCTCTCGCCTATGCGCTGCGTACAGCGCACGACACGAGAGGTGTGTACGCCACAGCCCATCATGTGTGTCGCATAGGCTGAGAGAAAGGTCCCGACAGCCTTCAGACTATTACCGTGAAGATCGTTTTCCATAGTCGTTCTTCTCTGAGAGTCAGGTTGGGCACTATCACCAGCAGTGCACCGGACTCCGTAATGTATGTTTTCGTTCCCCTAGTGTCACGACCCATCCACAGAGCAGGTATGACCACCTGCTGCTGAGCCTGTGCACCAGACTGCAAAGGTACGAATTTAGAGGTTAGATACCTTATGAGCGTTTGTTCTGACAGTGTGGGCAGATGCCCTTGATGACGAAGGAGATGGCATGGGCACTGTACCCCTTAGGCAGGCGTAGCGGAGGCACCTCTAGCGTCTCCATGCAGTAGGAGTGTTGGCACCGCTCGCAGTAGAAGTGTATGTGCTCATCCTCGCCGAGGCAGACGCCGTCGCTGGCGCAGAGCTCATAGTTGCACACCCCTCGCCCGTCCTCAAAGGCGTGGACGATGTCATGAGCCAGAAAGAGCGTCAGCACCCGCGATATGCTCGACTTATCCATCGGGTAGAGCGTCGTCTCCAATTCGTTGAGACTCATCGGCTGCGTCGCTGCCATCAAGGCGCGCAGCACCAAGATGCGGTTTGCCGTGGTCCGTACTCCCTTTTGCTTGAAGTACTCTGCTAGGTCATCATGTCTTGTCATCGCTTAGAAGCTCTTTTGCTGTGAAGATCTGTCGCCCCAAAGGTACGAAATTAGAGATTAGAAGTTAGGGATTAGAGGTTAGAGATTAGAGATTAGAGATCCGATCACTCTGATAGCTCCGATGGTTCCGATAGCTAACAGCCAATAGCTAACAGCCAACAGCCAATCCATGGTTGACGCATTATATAGAATGAGCGCACGGACCTTTTGTCGCTAATGAGTAGCTCCTGACAGAGCGATTATGATGCGTCAGCCCTGTATGGGCAAATTAGACGCTGGCTCGTTACAATAATTTAGAGCCGACTACATATCGATACGGTGCTGTGCCAGGGAAAACTGATTTCCACGTGGATATTTCGAAATCTCCACGTGGGAAAGAAAAAATTCTTCGGAGGAATGAAATGAAACTTCGGAGGAATGAAATGAAACTTCGGAGGAAATGATTCGCCCCTACGTGGGGAATAAAAAATATCCACGTGGAGATTTGAGTATTTCCACGTGGATATTCGAGAAAGGAGGGAATCGGACGAATTCCCCTGTAAAGATATGTAATTAGAGGTTAGAGGTTAGAAGTTAGACTCTAGACTCTAGAAGCTCTAGACCTACTAGGTGTACTAGTGCCACTAGTACCACTAGCCTCCTTCCCCCCTCTAATCTCTAACCTCTAATCTCTAATAAAACAAACGGGTGAGTCAACCATCGTTGACCCACCCGCTTGTTTAGTAAGGGGATTGGAGATTACTTGATCTCCTCAAAGTCTGCGTCAGCTACATCGCCAGCGTCGTTGCCCTTCGCAGAGGAGTTGTCATTAGGCTGTGCGTTAGCACCTGGCTGAGGACCAGCCTGCTGCTGAGCGTTAGCCTGATTGTACATCTGCTCGGTAGCTGCGTGGAAGGCTGTGTTCAGCTCCTCCATAGCCTTGTCGATAGCGGGGATATCCTCCGCCTTGTGAGCCTTGCTCAGATTCTCCAGAGCAGCCTCGATCGGTGCCTTCTTGTCAGCAGGGATCTTGTCGCCTAGCTCCTTGAGCTGCTTCTCCGTAGAGAAGATCATGCTGTCTGCCTGGTTGAGCTTGTCGATACGAGCCTTAGCCTCCTCGTCAGCCTTAGCATTTGCCTCAGCCTCCTGCTTCATACGCTTGATCTCGTCATCGCTCAGACCGCTCGAAGCCTCGATGCGGATGTTCTGCTGCTTGCCAGTAGCCTTGTCGACCGCCGTGACGTTGAGGATACCATTTGCATCAATGTCAAAGGTGACCTCGATCTGCGGCGTCTGGCGAGGTGCCGGTGCGATACCATCTAGGTTAAAGCGACCGATACTCTTATTATCCTTAGCAAGCGAACGCTCACCCTGTAGGACGTGGATCTCTACTGAAGGCTGGTTGTCCACAGCTGTGGTAAAGATCTGACTCTTCTTCGTTGGGATCGTTGTATTTGCATCGATCAGACGAGTCATTACACCACCCATCGTCTCCAGACCGAGTGACAGAGGCGTCACATCGAGGAGTAGGACATCCTTTACCTCGCCCGTTAGGACAGCACCCTGGATAGCTGCACCGCAAGCGACCACCTCATCGGGATTCACACCCTTAGAGGGCTCCTGGTTAAAGGTCTTCTTGACGATCTCCTGGATAGCGGGGATACGTGTCGAGCCACCTACGAGGATCACCTCATTGATGTCGCTCGCCGTGAGACCTGCATCCTTGAGTGCCTGCTCACAAGGAGCTACACAAGCGTGGATCAGCTTGTCTGCTAGCTGCTCAAACTTAGCACGTGTCAGCGTACGAACGAGGTGCTTAGCGATACCATCTACAGGGATCAGGTAAGGTAGGTTGATCTCTGTCGAGGTCGAGCTTGAGAGCTCTATCTTAGCACGCTCAGCAGCATCCTTGAGGCGCTGCAGTGCCATATTGTCCTTGCGGGGATCGACACCCTCGTCCTTCATAAACTCCTCAGCGAGCCAGTCGATGATCACATGGTCAAAGTCATCACCACCTAGGTGCGTATCACCATTTGTGGACTTCACCTCAAAGACCCCATCACCTAGCTCTAGGATAGAGATATCAAACGTACCACCACCGAGGTCGAAGACTGCAATCTTCATATCGGAGCCCTTCTTGTCAAGGCCGTAAGCTAGCGAAGCAGCCGTAGGCTCGTTGACGATACGGCGTACCTTGAGTCCGGCGATCTCGCCAGCCTCCTTAGTAGCCTGACGCTGTGAGTCGTTGAAGTATGCGGGTACTGTGATGACCGCCTCTGTAACCTCTGTGCCGAGGTAGTCCTCAGCTGTCTTCTTCATCTTCTGAAGGATCATCGCCGAGATCTCCTGTGGCGTGTAGAGACGTCCGTCGATGTCTACACGTGGGGTGTCGTTATCACCCTTGACTACCTTAAAGGGAACGCGCTCAGCCTCCTTCTCTATCTGCTCATAGGTTTCACCCATGAAGCGCTTGATCGAGTAGATCGTATTCGTCGGGTTCGTGATAGCCTGACGCTTAGCGGGGTCACCCACCTTGCGCTCACCGCCCTCTACGAATGCTACTACTGAGGGAGTCGTCATACGTCCCTCGCTGTTGGGGATGACCTTGCTCTCGCCACCCTCCATGACTGCTACACATGAATTTGTAGTTCCTAAGTCTATACCAATTATCTTACCCATAGTATTGTGTTGTTTGTTGATTTCTTATTTGTTAATGTCTCTGTCGGCTGACCTGGTTCGTCCGTAGGTCAGACGCTTACATCACATAGGTATCAAACATTGTGCCACAAAACTATTCCTTGCGACATTATGTCAAAGTGCCACCAAATCCAAACGAAAAATATACGAGACGTGTAGCCCTGTGTAAGGACGCACGGTCGTGTTTAGCGAGAGGGCGTCCGTTGTGTCAAAGCGATAGGAGTAACTCGTTGTAGGGGCGGACCTGCGTGTCCGCCCGCAGGTCATACTGCGCTTCAACGATAACGGGCGGACACGCAGGTCCGCCCCTACAAAGGGTCACTCGGGAGATTGCTACCTCGTCCCGTTATTCCCCAGCGAATTAGAAGCGGACGATGAGCGAGGCGTCGTACTGGCGTCCCGTCAGGTAGTTGGGTACGGCGTACTGGTTGCGGTAAGCGTCCGAGAGCCAGTAGTAAGAGCCGATGTTGGTCATGTCAAAGAGGTTGAAGACATTCACCCCGATCGAAACCTTGCTAAGTGCTTGTAGCCAGCGCCACGCACCGGGCTTTGCCTCAGCACGATCCCACAGCGTGTACTGCATACCGATGTCGACACGCTTGTAAGGCTTGCCACGGAAGAGGGGACGACCAAAGCCCTCGGCAGCATTGAGCTGAGGAAGTCCTCCCGTTAGCACGCCGCGCAAGCTGAGCGTGATACGCTTGTAGCCGGGGAAGTAGTCCTGGAAGAAGAGCGACAAGTTGTAGTCTGGCACGTGTGGTAGTGGCATCTCGCCATAACCCTCGATGGTCTGCCGGCCACGCATCAGCGAGGCGGTAAGCCACGAGTCTACGTCTGGGACAAACTCTCCAAAGAGCTTGACATCTAGCCCCACGATGTAGCCGGTGCCCAGGTTTTGACCTAGGTAACGCTGCTTGACATTGTCCACATAGTAGGGATTGATGCGAAAGAGATGCTTGTAGTAGCCCTCGGCAGTGAGGCGAAACTTGCGATCCGCCACGAGGAAGTTGTAGTCCACACCGACCAAGGCTTGTGCCGATCCTTGCGAACGCACCTGATCATTGAGCAGTACCGACTGATTGCCCATAGCGTCAGCCTCGATGATACGTATCTCCTTGTAAAAGGGACTCTGGTAGTAAAGTCCTCCAGCTGCTCTCACCAAGAGGTCGGATAGCTCCTTCGGTCGCCACGAAGCGACTAGACGAGGCGAGAAGTCCGCCTTCTTATTGAACGACCAAAAGCTTCCCCGCACGCCAGCCGTCAGGTGATAGCTTCCCGAGGGCGTCTGCCACTGCATCTCATCTTGCAGGTAGAGCGAGGCACGTGCCGAGCGTAGCGAGACGTTGGAGTAGAGATTGCTCTGCATCTTGATCAGATCGGGGTCGCGCGGCAGGTTATAGCCAGCCGAGTCGAGCTTGACCCACTCAGAGATGTAGTCCGCTATCTGCTCGCCTCGTAGCTCCGCACCCCACATGAGGCGATGCGTCTCGCTGAGACGCTGATTGCCACTATAAGCGAGAGCCGCGACTGAGTAGCGGAGTAGGTTGCGGGCATGCTCATGGTTGACACCTGTGGCGAGGAGCTCCTGCTTATCCGATCCAGTCGTTGGGTCAGCCTCCTTCTGCAGATAGTAAGCACCCGTTATGTCGTAGCTCTCCCGCTCATTGCTGTTGTAGAGGCTCAGATCTAGCCTGTGCGCGCCTCGACTGCTGGGACGCCAGTGTAGCATCAAGGCTCCAAAAAGGGTGGAGAAGCGATCCCGCTCCTGTCCGTCGAAGTAGACGGTAAAGTGCTTAGCGTTTTGCAGGGAGCCGACAGTCGTCTCACGCTGCTGCGGGCGAAAGCGGTACTGCGTCCAGGAGTAGTAGCCGATGCCCTCGATGCGCCAGCGATCATTAAAGGTGTAGGTCAGATAGGTCTGCGCATCCGCATAGAAAGGGTTGTACTCCCCGCGGGTCTCCATCTTAGAGAGCAGCTGCTGCGTGGTACGCGTGCGGATGCCTGTGACATGGGTAAAGCGCCCATGCTTGCCCCCCACGTAGAGACTATTATTCATCAATCCGAGGGTGACAGCACCCTCGAGCTTAGTGGGGCGCTTGTACTGTATGTCTAGTACTGAGGAGAGCCGGTCGCCATAGTGCGCATCGAAAGCTCCCGCCGAAAAGTAAACCCGCTCCACCAGATCGGTATTGACAAAGCTCAAACCCTCTTGCTCCGCTGAGCGCACCAGCAATGGGCGGTACACCTCGATACCGTTGACGTAGACAAGGTTCTCATCGAAGCTACCCCCACGCACATTGTACTGCGTGCTCAGCTCGTTGTGCTGCGTGACCCCCGCATAGGTCGCCACCATCGACTCGATGCTACGTGTCGGCGAAGCCTCCATGGCGAGCGTCTGAGTCGTAATCCGCTCCATACTGGGCGGACGCGCCTCGCCCCGCACTGTCACGGTACCTAAGGCTATAGCACTCTCACCCAGCATCGGGTTAAAGTGCATGTCTCGTGAGATACCCTGTGGGTACACTTGGCGCACCGTCTGATAACCGATAGAGCTGTAGGCGACCACCACGCTGTCGGTCGTCGGGGTCAGCTCCAAGCGGTAAGCACCCGTCAGGTCGCTCCAGGTGCCGATGCTCGTCCCCTCGACACGTACCGAGGCAAACTCGATCGGCTCACGGTCACGATCTAAGACGTAACCCGTGAGCGCCACGCGGCGGGGCGTCGCGACGGCCGTCGTGTCGGTCGTTGCGCCGGTCGGCTGACCTGTCGTCTGGCCGTAAAGAGCCAGCACGCTACCCTGTAGTAGGAGGCAGAGCAGTAAGACGATGTGGTAAAGTGATCTCATCGCTTACAAA
The sequence above is a segment of the Porphyromonas vaginalis genome. Coding sequences within it:
- a CDS encoding DUF6064 family protein — translated: MNTFWNTIAQYNVATWPIQILLVVSAVVVLYLLVKHPSRSSTIIAKSYLILLYVWIAVAYYAIYCAERSYSILLSIYWGILALAWVKDLVEDDTQFALRDKFKPFGVFVLILPLMYPLASIMRGLSFPYITTPVMPCTVAIYTIGLLLLFTSRINIFIVLLLLNWAMVGVTKTWFFGIPEDFILVLTAIPALYIFFREYFALDLHQDSKPQAKYINALLILVCIGVCIALCWALFAQISQDL
- a CDS encoding threonine/serine exporter family protein, with protein sequence MLLVDILLDGLFAAMAAMGFGAISDPPLKAYRSIAILAAVGHALRFVLMTMCGINIAIGSLCASLTIGFGALWLGKRIQTPITVLSIPALLPMIPGKYAYNMFFAQIMFLQNLDNVAGQQKYMEMFFFNSIVAITVIFVLAAGATLPILLFPKRTFSLTRKK
- a CDS encoding threonine/serine exporter family protein, which codes for MENDLHGNSLKAVGTFLSAYATHMMGCGVHTSRVVRCTQRIGESYGYTVVTMMVQKGVLIKLYDPKSNTHFAIEEAIPPLPISFEHNARLSALSWEVVDEHLTLDELRERYEQILAAPRTHPLFVLILVGLANASFCRLFGGDLPAMGIVFWATVVGFICKQKLIQEHVNHYIAFMVSAFVASLCTSISLIFNTDSEIALTTSVLYLVPGVPLINGVIDIVEGYIQTGFSRLVEAFLLIGCIGWGFSITLFIFRSSLL
- a CDS encoding Fur family transcriptional regulator, producing the protein MTRHDDLAEYFKQKGVRTTANRILVLRALMAATQPMSLNELETTLYPMDKSSISRVLTLFLAHDIVHAFEDGRGVCNYELCASDGVCLGEDEHIHFYCERCQHSYCMETLEVPPLRLPKGYSAHAISFVIKGICPHCQNKRS
- the dnaK gene encoding molecular chaperone DnaK, with protein sequence MGKIIGIDLGTTNSCVAVMEGGESKVIPNSEGRMTTPSVVAFVEGGERKVGDPAKRQAITNPTNTIYSIKRFMGETYEQIEKEAERVPFKVVKGDNDTPRVDIDGRLYTPQEISAMILQKMKKTAEDYLGTEVTEAVITVPAYFNDSQRQATKEAGEIAGLKVRRIVNEPTAASLAYGLDKKGSDMKIAVFDLGGGTFDISILELGDGVFEVKSTNGDTHLGGDDFDHVIIDWLAEEFMKDEGVDPRKDNMALQRLKDAAERAKIELSSSTSTEINLPYLIPVDGIAKHLVRTLTRAKFEQLADKLIHACVAPCEQALKDAGLTASDINEVILVGGSTRIPAIQEIVKKTFNQEPSKGVNPDEVVACGAAIQGAVLTGEVKDVLLLDVTPLSLGLETMGGVMTRLIDANTTIPTKKSQIFTTAVDNQPSVEIHVLQGERSLAKDNKSIGRFNLDGIAPAPRQTPQIEVTFDIDANGILNVTAVDKATGKQQNIRIEASSGLSDDEIKRMKQEAEANAKADEEAKARIDKLNQADSMIFSTEKQLKELGDKIPADKKAPIEAALENLSKAHKAEDIPAIDKAMEELNTAFHAATEQMYNQANAQQQAGPQPGANAQPNDNSSAKGNDAGDVADADFEEIK
- a CDS encoding TonB-dependent receptor; this translates as MRSLYHIVLLLCLLLQGSVLALYGQTTGQPTGATTDTTAVATPRRVALTGYVLDRDREPIEFASVRVEGTSIGTWSDLTGAYRLELTPTTDSVVVAYSSIGYQTVRQVYPQGISRDMHFNPMLGESAIALGTVTVRGEARPPSMERITTQTLAMEASPTRSIESMVATYAGVTQHNELSTQYNVRGGSFDENLVYVNGIEVYRPLLVRSAEQEGLSFVNTDLVERVYFSAGAFDAHYGDRLSSVLDIQYKRPTKLEGAVTLGLMNNSLYVGGKHGRFTHVTGIRTRTTQQLLSKMETRGEYNPFYADAQTYLTYTFNDRWRIEGIGYYSWTQYRFRPQQRETTVGSLQNAKHFTVYFDGQERDRFSTLFGALMLHWRPSSRGAHRLDLSLYNSNERESYDITGAYYLQKEADPTTGSDKQELLATGVNHEHARNLLRYSVAALAYSGNQRLSETHRLMWGAELRGEQIADYISEWVKLDSAGYNLPRDPDLIKMQSNLYSNVSLRSARASLYLQDEMQWQTPSGSYHLTAGVRGSFWSFNKKADFSPRLVASWRPKELSDLLVRAAGGLYYQSPFYKEIRIIEADAMGNQSVLLNDQVRSQGSAQALVGVDYNFLVADRKFRLTAEGYYKHLFRINPYYVDNVKQRYLGQNLGTGYIVGLDVKLFGEFVPDVDSWLTASLMRGRQTIEGYGEMPLPHVPDYNLSLFFQDYFPGYKRITLSLRGVLTGGLPQLNAAEGFGRPLFRGKPYKRVDIGMQYTLWDRAEAKPGAWRWLQALSKVSIGVNVFNLFDMTNIGSYYWLSDAYRNQYAVPNYLTGRQYDASLIVRF